From a single Planctellipticum variicoloris genomic region:
- a CDS encoding Uma2 family endonuclease: METLDAVTARPIGPWANGMLMTPEEFDATTEWDPDYRYELVHGVLIVSPPADIGERDPNGELDFLLRTYQYSHPRGSGVDKTVSEETVATSAGRRRMDRAIWCGLGRHPQEGDVPAIAVEFVSDSSRDRRRDYESKRHEYLEIGVREYWVIDRFLRRMTVYRGDDVAVVAEQDVYRTELLPGFELPLGRLLKLADDWLAGASGGPTPAT; the protein is encoded by the coding sequence ATGGAAACCCTCGATGCAGTGACCGCGCGGCCGATCGGGCCGTGGGCGAACGGCATGCTGATGACGCCGGAGGAGTTCGACGCGACGACAGAGTGGGATCCGGACTATCGGTACGAACTGGTGCATGGAGTCCTGATTGTTTCGCCACCTGCAGACATCGGGGAACGCGACCCCAACGGTGAACTGGATTTCCTGCTACGGACGTATCAGTACAGTCATCCGCGGGGATCGGGTGTGGACAAAACGGTCTCAGAGGAGACTGTTGCAACATCCGCCGGTCGCCGGCGGATGGATCGAGCGATCTGGTGTGGCCTGGGACGGCATCCTCAGGAAGGGGATGTCCCGGCGATTGCGGTCGAGTTTGTCTCGGATTCGTCACGGGACCGGCGGAGAGACTATGAATCAAAGCGACACGAGTATCTTGAGATCGGCGTCCGGGAGTACTGGGTCATCGATCGGTTCTTGCGTCGCATGACGGTGTATCGGGGCGACGACGTGGCGGTCGTCGCCGAACAGGACGTTTATCGCACGGAATTGTTGCCGGGATTTGAATTGCCGCTGGGACGTCTGCTGAAGCTGGCTGATGATTGGCTGGCGGGAGCGTCCGGGGGGCCGACTCCTGCTACTTGA
- a CDS encoding PQQ-binding-like beta-propeller repeat protein: protein MVRWSLSVCLLLVVSGTVAGQEKFDPVANALKVISGMKVGAKDWPQWGGSYHRNNTPEGENIPSEWNLETGENVLWAVPLGSQTYGNPVVANGKVYVGTNNSYGYLKRYPSKVDLGCLLCFDEKTGKFLWQASSPKLPTGRVHDWPQQGICSTVYCEGDKVWYVTSRGEVMCLDVEGFHDGENDGPFKAEPNENKDEADVIWRLDMMGVLGVSQHNMCSCSLTCVGDLCFVNTSNGVDESHIQLPAPNAPSFLCLDKNTGKVLWQDNSPGLNILHGQWSSPLYFETKGQAQVVFGAGDGWIYSFDPKGDGNGNPYLLWKFDANPKDSLYLLGGRATRNHIIGTPIFYDGHVYAAVGEDPEHGEGVGHLYCIDPNRRGDVGPELAFDKDGKELAPRRLQDIDVKKGETAKPNPNSAVVWHYSAIDTNKNGKMDFEETMHRTIGSAAIKDDLLFIVDFSGLVHCLDAKKVVDGKPVVYWTHDMFAASWGSPLIVDGKVYCGDEDGDITIFELSKDLNIIAEINMVNSIYSTPVVANDTLFISNKSTLFAIKQGAKLEGGVKEDRRAAGGDSE, encoded by the coding sequence ATGGTTCGCTGGTCGTTGAGTGTGTGCCTGCTGCTGGTGGTCTCAGGGACCGTGGCGGGACAGGAGAAGTTCGACCCCGTCGCCAACGCGCTGAAGGTCATTTCCGGGATGAAAGTCGGCGCGAAGGACTGGCCGCAGTGGGGCGGCAGCTACCATCGCAATAACACCCCCGAAGGGGAGAATATCCCTTCGGAGTGGAATCTGGAAACCGGCGAGAACGTTCTCTGGGCGGTTCCGCTCGGATCGCAGACCTACGGCAACCCGGTCGTCGCGAACGGCAAAGTGTACGTCGGAACCAATAACAGCTACGGCTACCTGAAGCGGTATCCCTCCAAGGTCGACCTGGGCTGTCTGCTGTGCTTTGACGAGAAGACCGGCAAGTTCCTGTGGCAGGCGAGCAGCCCGAAGCTGCCGACCGGCCGCGTGCACGACTGGCCGCAGCAGGGAATCTGCTCGACGGTCTACTGCGAAGGGGACAAGGTCTGGTATGTGACCAGTCGCGGCGAGGTCATGTGCCTCGACGTGGAAGGCTTCCACGACGGCGAGAACGACGGTCCGTTCAAGGCGGAGCCGAACGAGAACAAAGATGAAGCCGACGTCATCTGGCGGCTCGATATGATGGGCGTTCTGGGCGTGTCCCAGCACAATATGTGCAGTTGCTCGCTCACCTGCGTCGGGGACCTGTGCTTCGTCAACACGTCGAACGGCGTCGACGAGTCCCACATTCAACTTCCCGCCCCGAATGCCCCGAGCTTCCTCTGCCTCGATAAGAACACCGGCAAGGTGCTGTGGCAGGACAACAGCCCGGGGTTGAATATCCTGCACGGCCAGTGGTCTTCGCCGCTGTATTTCGAGACGAAGGGCCAGGCCCAGGTCGTCTTTGGCGCCGGCGACGGGTGGATCTACAGCTTCGATCCCAAGGGTGACGGCAACGGCAACCCGTATCTGCTGTGGAAGTTCGACGCCAACCCGAAGGATTCGCTGTACCTGCTGGGCGGGCGGGCGACGCGCAACCACATTATCGGAACTCCGATCTTCTACGACGGCCACGTCTATGCGGCGGTCGGCGAAGATCCGGAGCACGGCGAAGGGGTGGGCCACCTGTACTGCATCGATCCGAACCGTCGGGGCGACGTCGGCCCGGAGCTGGCGTTCGACAAGGACGGGAAAGAGCTTGCGCCGCGGCGTCTGCAGGATATCGATGTGAAGAAGGGTGAAACGGCGAAGCCGAACCCCAATTCAGCCGTCGTCTGGCACTATTCCGCCATCGACACCAACAAGAACGGCAAAATGGACTTCGAGGAGACCATGCACCGGACGATCGGGAGCGCGGCGATCAAGGACGATCTGCTCTTCATCGTCGACTTCAGCGGCCTGGTCCATTGCCTCGACGCGAAGAAGGTCGTCGACGGGAAGCCGGTGGTCTACTGGACCCACGACATGTTCGCCGCGTCGTGGGGATCGCCCTTGATCGTGGATGGCAAGGTGTATTGCGGCGACGAAGATGGCGACATCACGATCTTCGAACTGTCGAAGGATCTCAACATCATCGCCGAGATCAACATGGTCAATTCGATCTACAGCACGCCGGTCGTGGCGAACGACACGCTGTTTATCTCCAACAAGTCGACGCTGTTTGCGATCAAGCAGGGTGCGAAGCTGGAGGGGGGCGTGAAAGAGGATCGCCGGGCTGCGGGCGGCGACTCCGAGTGA